A stretch of Mauremys reevesii isolate NIE-2019 linkage group 25, ASM1616193v1, whole genome shotgun sequence DNA encodes these proteins:
- the PCP2 gene encoding Purkinje cell protein 2 homolog, protein MTTVEAKAEEEEKKEPSPASNPSSGSVSPEQEGFFNLLTHVQGGRMDEQRCNIQIVHGKSGADPEKQDSPSPPPEMDSFLDMLAHTQSRRMDDQRVSFNYLPGFQNTDRNAPSKPASGPTKK, encoded by the exons ATGACCACGGTAGaagccaaagccgaggaggaggagaaaaaggagcCATCACCGGCCTCCAACCCATCCAGCGGG TCGGTCTCCCCAGAACAGGAAGGCTTCTTCAACCTGCTGACCCACGTGCAGGGCGGGCGCATGGACGAGCAGCGCTGCAACATCCAGATCGTGCATGGCAAGAGCGGTGCTGACCCGGAGAAGC AggacagccccagccccccgccgGAGATGGACAGTTTCCTGGATATGCTGGCACACACGCAGAGCCGGCGGATGGACGACCAGCGCGTCAGCTTCAACTACCTCCCAGGCTTCCAGAACACCGACCGCAACGCCCCCAGCAAGCCGGCCTCCGGGCCCACCAAG AAGTGA